One Pseudomonas muyukensis DNA segment encodes these proteins:
- a CDS encoding gamma-butyrobetaine hydroxylase-like domain-containing protein produces the protein MARLPTAINLHKASKTLTLSYAPGEVYHLPAEFLRVHSPSAEVQGHGNPILQFGKINVGLSGLEPAGQYALKLTFDDGHDSGLFTWEYLEQLCLRQEQLWAEYLDELHKAGKSRDPSESVVKLML, from the coding sequence ATCAACCTGCACAAAGCCTCCAAGACCCTCACCCTCAGCTACGCCCCCGGCGAGGTCTACCACCTGCCCGCCGAATTCCTGCGCGTGCACTCCCCGTCCGCCGAGGTCCAGGGCCACGGCAACCCGATCCTGCAGTTCGGCAAGATCAACGTCGGCCTGAGCGGCCTGGAGCCGGCCGGTCAGTACGCACTGAAACTGACCTTCGACGACGGCCATGACTCAGGATTGTTCACCTGGGAGTACCTCGAGCAACTGTGCCTGCGCCAGGAACAGCTGTGGGCCGAATACCTTGATGAACTGCACAAGGCCGGCAAATCCCGCGACCCATCCGAATCCGTGGTTAAACTCATGCTCTAG